The following coding sequences lie in one Microvirga sp. 17 mud 1-3 genomic window:
- a CDS encoding CopG family transcriptional regulator: MMPMTRVQDLRPRIPETEKITINLGYVDLGHIDLLVQEGFYSNRTDFIRTAIRNQLDRHGDAVRQSVARHRLDLGLHHYTRRDLEQVRAAGETLHIQVLGLAVIANDVSPELARDTIASIHVLGALQASPAVKAALGDRIR; the protein is encoded by the coding sequence ATGATGCCAATGACGAGAGTGCAGGATCTCAGGCCGCGGATCCCGGAAACCGAGAAGATCACGATCAACCTCGGCTACGTGGATCTCGGGCACATCGATCTTCTGGTGCAGGAAGGTTTTTATTCCAATCGCACGGATTTCATCCGGACCGCCATCCGCAACCAGCTCGACCGTCACGGCGACGCGGTCCGGCAATCGGTGGCCCGGCACCGGCTCGATCTTGGCCTGCATCACTATACGCGCCGGGACCTTGAGCAGGTCCGGGCGGCCGGCGAGACATTGCATATCCAGGTTCTCGGGCTGGCGGTGATCGCGAACGACGTCTCGCCGGAGCTTGCCCGGGACACTATCGCGTCCATTCACGTCCTTGGTGCGCTGCAGGCGAGCCCGGCCGTGAAGGCGGCTCTGGGCGACCGCATCCGCTGA
- a CDS encoding YcjF family protein, which translates to MSRPPRAFRLDDPNLANGSITVTDEPFDAIEAADGTLVPMAEKRRAPWLGILLSALSGLLVLALGLGVEKLIVDLYAVAPWLGWVALVLAILATLAFLALIGREVRGIWREQKIERLREAAIDALAVKDHKAAKTVVSELLNLYGSRAGAVQGSARLMNVMDEIIDADDRLAMAERELLAPLDAQAKRAIAGAAKQVSLVTAVSPRAIVDVAFVIFAAVRLLRTLARIYGGRPGLFGFLRLAKAAFNHLAVTGGMAVGDSVLQQVLGLGLAARISAKLGEGVLNGLMTARFGLAALSVCRPLPFIREEAPKIGDVAGELVSRTEAAAT; encoded by the coding sequence ATGAGCCGCCCCCCGCGCGCCTTCCGCCTGGACGATCCGAACCTCGCCAACGGTTCCATCACGGTGACGGACGAGCCCTTCGATGCCATCGAGGCCGCCGACGGGACCCTGGTGCCCATGGCCGAGAAGCGCCGGGCGCCCTGGCTCGGCATCCTGCTCTCGGCCCTGTCAGGCCTGCTCGTGCTGGCGCTCGGCTTGGGGGTCGAGAAGCTGATCGTCGATCTCTACGCAGTCGCGCCCTGGCTCGGCTGGGTTGCGCTCGTCCTCGCCATCCTGGCGACGCTCGCCTTCCTGGCTCTCATCGGACGGGAGGTGAGGGGGATCTGGCGGGAGCAGAAGATCGAGCGCTTGCGGGAAGCGGCCATCGATGCGCTCGCCGTGAAGGACCACAAGGCCGCCAAGACCGTAGTGTCGGAACTCCTGAACCTCTACGGCTCCCGGGCCGGCGCCGTCCAGGGCAGCGCCCGGCTCATGAACGTGATGGACGAGATCATCGACGCGGACGATCGCCTCGCCATGGCCGAGCGGGAGCTTCTTGCGCCTCTCGATGCCCAGGCGAAGCGCGCCATCGCGGGGGCGGCCAAGCAGGTTTCCCTGGTCACGGCCGTGAGCCCCCGGGCCATCGTGGACGTGGCTTTCGTGATCTTCGCGGCCGTGCGGCTCCTGCGGACTCTCGCGCGGATCTATGGCGGCCGGCCGGGCCTCTTCGGCTTCCTGCGCCTCGCCAAGGCGGCCTTCAATCACCTTGCCGTCACGGGCGGCATGGCGGTGGGCGACAGCGTCCTCCAGCAGGTCCTCGGGCTCGGCCTCGCGGCCCGGATCTCGGCCAAGCTGGGCGAGGGGGTGCTGAACGGCCTCATGACGGCCCGGTTCGGCCTCGCGGCCCTGTCGGTCTGCCGGCCGCTGCCCTTCATCCGCGAGGAGGCCCCGAAGATCGGCGACGTGGCCGGCGAGCTCGTCAGCCGCACGGAGGCGGCGGCGACCTGA
- a CDS encoding PHB depolymerase family esterase, translated as MAVLSKIDMMEATRLTREGRLDEAMGVLQKALGTPPMGGSTMEGGSPFPKTVHTLLDRLGQGGGLSETLRRPAVRDQPVPEGARFEERTYADVAGSRTYKLYVPSGYLGEAVPLVVMLHGCTQSPDDFAVGTGMNDLAEEHTVLVAYPAQAPSANASKCWNWFKAGDQKRDRGEPSLIAGMTREVMRDFAVDSERVYVAGLSAGGAFAAVMGATYPDLYAAIGVHSGLACGAARDMPSAFEAMRQGGSATARKTDWSGGFTAPVPTIVFHGDRDTTVNPLNGDQVIAQSKAAAALNMEVHRGVSPGGIAYTRSVQSDETGHPVLEQWVLHGMGHAWSGGSPAGSYTEPRGPDASREIMRFFLQHPRT; from the coding sequence ATGGCCGTGCTTTCGAAGATCGACATGATGGAGGCGACCCGTCTCACCCGCGAGGGGCGCCTCGACGAAGCCATGGGCGTCCTCCAGAAAGCGCTCGGAACCCCGCCCATGGGCGGATCCACGATGGAGGGCGGGTCTCCGTTCCCGAAGACGGTCCACACGCTCCTCGACCGTCTGGGCCAGGGCGGTGGCCTGAGCGAAACCCTGCGCCGCCCCGCGGTCCGGGACCAGCCGGTTCCGGAAGGCGCCCGTTTCGAGGAGCGCACTTACGCCGATGTGGCCGGCAGCCGGACCTACAAGCTTTACGTTCCGAGCGGCTACCTGGGCGAGGCGGTCCCGCTCGTCGTGATGCTCCACGGCTGCACCCAGTCCCCCGACGATTTCGCCGTCGGCACCGGCATGAACGACCTCGCCGAGGAACATACAGTCCTTGTCGCCTACCCGGCGCAGGCTCCCTCGGCCAATGCCTCGAAATGCTGGAACTGGTTCAAGGCAGGCGACCAGAAGCGGGATCGGGGCGAACCCTCGCTCATCGCCGGCATGACGCGCGAGGTCATGCGCGATTTTGCGGTCGATTCCGAACGCGTCTATGTCGCGGGCCTTTCGGCCGGAGGGGCCTTTGCGGCCGTCATGGGCGCAACCTACCCGGATCTTTATGCCGCCATCGGGGTCCATTCGGGATTGGCCTGCGGCGCGGCCCGCGACATGCCGTCAGCCTTCGAGGCGATGCGGCAGGGCGGATCCGCAACGGCGAGAAAAACGGATTGGTCTGGCGGATTCACGGCCCCCGTTCCGACGATCGTGTTCCATGGCGACCGCGACACCACCGTCAATCCCCTCAACGGCGATCAGGTGATCGCTCAGTCCAAGGCAGCGGCGGCTTTGAACATGGAGGTCCATCGCGGCGTGTCTCCAGGCGGCATCGCCTATACGCGCAGCGTCCAATCGGACGAGACCGGACATCCCGTGCTCGAACAATGGGTCCTGCATGGGATGGGCCATGCCTGGTCCGGGGGGAGCCCGGCCGGCTCCTATACCGAACCCCGCGGCCCCGATGCCAGCAGAGAGATAATGCGCTTCTTCCTGCAGCACCCGAGGACCTGA
- the cckA gene encoding cell cycle histidine kinase CckA — protein MAHQGEMPKSATIDRSDRHGHIGLVLLLAAVLVGAILGLRFLEPDQAQLLILGLLAFFAMAGVFFLFAAAIGVIRFSGRTVRNDITKVIADTAAEGVIAVEDDGRVVYANETYLAMAGASVAGDVRPVERLFTGAAEVSEAIYRLAQAAREHRSGAEEIRLSPSLGGAQEFGWYRVRVRPLPRPGGREASLWSIADVTHERERQENVFQELQHAIDYLDHAPAGFLSIDPNGRIVYLNATLASWLDYDLAQVGSGGLSLSDIVPRNVVAMMTSFSGDPGSVRTETFDLDLRRRNGQFLPVRLYHRIAFGQNGRMGASRTLVLNRSPGLDVDEGQRAAEVRFARFFNNTPIAIATVNRAGRIVQANAPFTRLFGTLPRTGENGEGPSIIEAFRAGEGAQVEAALKAAAEDRSDIQPLELHTAGSNGSSVRVWVTSVGLTGTDGEIAVLYALDTTDFRKVEEQLAQSQKMNAVGQLAGGVAHDFNNVLQAIIGYSDLLLGSHRPTDPSFQDIMQIKQNANRAASLVRQLLAFSRRQTLRPEVLNLNDRLYDLSMLLKRLLGERVELDLNHGRDLWFVKADLNQFEQVVMNLAVNARDAMPDGGKLSIRTANVSEAEAARLHVSGMPPAEYVMVEVADTGTGMASDILEKIFEPFFTTKEVGKGTGLGLSTVFGIVKQSNGFIDVDSQVGGGTIFRIYLPRHIPEVQEQPEAAKEDTAKKPAADMTGQGTILLVEDEDPVRAVNARALSARGYTVLEAASGIEALQVMEERGEPVDLVVSDVVMPEMDGPTLLGELRRLYPDLKVIFVSGYAEDAFRKNLPEGEEFNFLPKPFSLRQLVETVKQVMGR, from the coding sequence ATGGCTCACCAAGGCGAGATGCCCAAGAGCGCAACGATCGACCGGTCCGACCGGCACGGCCATATCGGGCTGGTTCTCCTTCTGGCGGCCGTCCTGGTGGGTGCGATCCTCGGCCTGCGCTTCCTCGAGCCCGATCAGGCGCAGCTCCTGATCCTCGGCCTTCTGGCCTTCTTCGCCATGGCGGGCGTGTTCTTCCTGTTCGCGGCTGCGATCGGCGTGATCCGGTTCTCGGGCCGGACGGTGCGCAACGACATCACCAAAGTAATCGCCGACACGGCCGCCGAGGGTGTGATCGCCGTCGAGGACGACGGCCGCGTCGTCTATGCCAACGAGACCTATCTTGCCATGGCGGGCGCCTCCGTCGCGGGCGACGTGCGGCCGGTGGAGCGTCTCTTCACCGGGGCGGCCGAGGTGTCGGAGGCCATCTATCGTCTCGCCCAGGCGGCCCGCGAGCATCGGTCCGGCGCGGAGGAGATCCGCCTGTCGCCATCCCTCGGCGGGGCGCAGGAATTCGGCTGGTATCGCGTGCGCGTGCGGCCGTTGCCGCGGCCGGGGGGGCGGGAGGCTTCGCTCTGGTCCATCGCGGACGTGACCCACGAGCGGGAGCGCCAGGAAAACGTTTTCCAGGAATTGCAGCACGCCATCGATTATCTCGATCATGCGCCTGCGGGTTTCCTGTCCATCGATCCGAACGGGCGGATCGTCTATCTCAACGCGACCCTCGCCTCCTGGCTCGATTACGACCTCGCCCAGGTCGGCTCCGGAGGCTTGAGCCTTTCGGACATCGTGCCGCGCAACGTGGTGGCGATGATGACCTCCTTCTCGGGCGACCCCGGCAGCGTCCGCACCGAGACCTTCGACCTCGACCTGCGGCGGCGCAACGGCCAGTTCCTGCCCGTGCGGCTCTATCACCGCATCGCCTTCGGGCAGAACGGCCGCATGGGCGCTTCCCGCACCCTGGTCCTCAACCGCTCTCCCGGCCTCGATGTGGACGAGGGTCAGCGGGCTGCGGAAGTGCGGTTCGCCCGCTTCTTCAACAACACGCCCATCGCCATCGCGACCGTGAACCGGGCCGGCCGGATCGTGCAGGCGAATGCCCCGTTCACGCGGCTGTTCGGAACCCTGCCGCGCACCGGCGAGAACGGGGAGGGGCCATCGATCATCGAGGCATTCCGGGCCGGGGAGGGCGCACAGGTAGAGGCGGCCCTGAAGGCGGCCGCCGAAGACCGCAGCGACATTCAGCCCCTCGAGCTTCACACGGCGGGCAGCAACGGCAGTTCTGTCCGGGTGTGGGTCACGTCCGTGGGCCTGACCGGAACGGACGGAGAGATCGCCGTTCTCTATGCGCTCGACACCACCGACTTCAGGAAGGTCGAGGAGCAGCTCGCCCAGTCGCAGAAGATGAACGCGGTCGGCCAGCTCGCCGGGGGCGTGGCGCACGATTTCAATAACGTGCTCCAGGCGATCATCGGCTACAGCGACCTCCTGCTCGGCAGCCACCGGCCGACCGATCCGTCCTTCCAAGACATCATGCAGATCAAGCAGAACGCGAACCGGGCCGCGAGTCTCGTGCGTCAGCTGCTCGCCTTCTCGCGCCGGCAGACCCTCCGGCCGGAGGTGCTCAACCTCAACGACCGGCTCTACGACCTGTCCATGCTCCTCAAGCGCCTGCTCGGCGAGCGGGTCGAGCTCGACCTCAACCACGGCCGCGACCTGTGGTTCGTGAAGGCCGACCTGAACCAGTTCGAGCAGGTCGTGATGAACCTCGCGGTGAATGCCCGGGATGCCATGCCGGACGGCGGCAAGCTGTCGATCCGCACGGCGAACGTCAGCGAGGCGGAGGCCGCGCGCCTCCATGTCAGCGGCATGCCGCCGGCCGAATATGTCATGGTCGAGGTGGCCGATACGGGCACCGGCATGGCGTCCGACATCCTGGAGAAGATCTTCGAGCCGTTCTTCACCACTAAGGAGGTTGGCAAGGGCACGGGGCTGGGCCTGTCCACGGTCTTCGGCATCGTCAAGCAGTCGAACGGCTTCATCGACGTGGATTCGCAGGTCGGCGGAGGCACGATCTTCCGAATCTACCTGCCGCGCCACATTCCCGAAGTTCAGGAACAGCCCGAAGCCGCGAAGGAAGACACGGCCAAGAAGCCCGCAGCCGACATGACCGGGCAGGGCACCATCCTGCTGGTCGAGGATGAGGACCCGGTCCGCGCCGTCAATGCCCGCGCCCTCTCGGCCCGCGGCTACACGGTGCTGGAGGCCGCCTCCGGCATCGAGGCTCTCCAGGTCATGGAGGAGCGGGGCGAGCCCGTGGATCTCGTGGTCTCAGACGTGGTGATGCCCGAGATGGACGGCCCGACCCTGCTCGGCGAGTTGCGCCGGCTCTATCCGGACCTCAAGGTCATCTTCGTGTCGGGCTACGCCGAGGATGCCTTCCGCAAGAACCTGCCGGAGGGGGAGGAATTCAACTTCCTGCCCAAGCCCTTCAGCCTGCGCCAGCTGGTCGAGACCGTGAAGCAGGTGATGGGGCGGTAG
- the dksA gene encoding RNA polymerase-binding protein DksA: MTSTVIDEGYRPTEDEPFMNERQREYFRRKLIRWKGEILKEAQETLAALQSENENHPDLADRASSETDRAIELRARDRQRKLIAKIDAALARIDDGTYGYCEETGDPISLKRLEARPIATLSLEAQERHERNERVYRDD, translated from the coding sequence ATGACAAGCACCGTAATCGATGAGGGTTATCGTCCGACTGAGGACGAGCCCTTCATGAATGAACGCCAGCGGGAATATTTCAGACGTAAGCTTATTCGGTGGAAGGGCGAGATCCTGAAGGAGGCCCAGGAAACCCTGGCCGCCCTGCAGAGCGAGAACGAGAACCATCCCGATCTCGCAGATCGCGCTTCCTCCGAAACGGACCGGGCCATCGAGCTCCGGGCCCGGGACCGGCAGCGCAAGCTGATCGCCAAGATCGATGCCGCCCTGGCGCGGATCGACGATGGCACCTACGGATATTGCGAGGAAACGGGCGATCCCATTTCGCTCAAGCGCCTCGAGGCCCGTCCCATCGCGACCCTGTCGCTCGAGGCGCAGGAACGCCACGAGCGCAACGAGCGGGTCTACCGCGACGATTGA
- a CDS encoding MBOAT family protein, whose product MLFNSFVFLFAFLPIALLVHWLVERFRPEWRLPVLLLLSLVFYGYWDWRFAPLLIVSILVNWLVARAFIRSGRDVLIPLAIGANLIVLAIFKYFNFFADLADMIPGIAAPHYDIALPLGISFFTFHHIMYLTDLKAGKAPRFDLVRYGLYIAFFPQVLAGPLVRWSEIMHQFEERPYARSDAAERFARGLMLLVFGLAKKVFLGDQLAEYANPIYQSAMAGHAIGMGEAWQAALGFTFQVYFDFSGYTDMALGLGLLFGIVLPQNFDSPYRAISLQDFWRRWHMTLSRFLRDYLYIAMGGSRRGLAIQIGALTATMTLGGLWHGAGLTYVAWGFMHGVGLAANTLWRKAGFTMPKILGWFCMFSFFVLTIIVFRAQSFDAAWRIYQGMLGLGADGAGMKWRAIAVGAAFAFIGPTAWTLVHKLPPRRWIALLFALLFVIVLFKIGDDVNYEFIYFQF is encoded by the coding sequence ATGCTCTTCAATTCGTTCGTCTTTCTCTTTGCCTTTCTTCCCATTGCGCTTCTGGTGCATTGGCTCGTGGAGCGCTTCAGGCCCGAATGGCGCCTGCCGGTGCTGCTCCTCCTCTCGCTCGTCTTCTATGGCTACTGGGACTGGCGCTTCGCGCCGCTCCTGATCGTCTCGATCCTGGTCAACTGGCTCGTCGCCCGTGCCTTCATCCGCTCCGGGCGGGATGTCCTGATCCCGCTCGCCATCGGCGCGAACCTGATCGTCCTGGCGATCTTCAAGTATTTCAATTTCTTCGCCGACCTGGCCGACATGATCCCCGGGATCGCGGCGCCCCATTACGACATCGCCCTGCCGCTCGGCATCTCGTTCTTCACCTTCCACCACATCATGTACCTGACGGATTTGAAGGCCGGCAAAGCGCCGCGCTTCGATCTCGTCCGCTACGGCCTCTACATCGCGTTCTTCCCGCAGGTGCTGGCCGGTCCGCTGGTGCGCTGGAGCGAGATCATGCACCAGTTCGAGGAGCGGCCCTATGCGCGCTCCGACGCTGCGGAGCGCTTCGCCCGCGGCCTGATGCTCCTGGTCTTCGGCCTCGCCAAGAAAGTGTTCCTGGGCGATCAGCTGGCCGAATACGCCAACCCGATCTACCAAAGCGCCATGGCCGGCCACGCCATCGGCATGGGCGAGGCCTGGCAGGCGGCTTTGGGCTTCACGTTCCAGGTCTATTTCGATTTCTCGGGCTATACCGACATGGCCCTCGGCCTCGGGCTCCTGTTCGGCATCGTGCTGCCGCAGAACTTCGACTCGCCCTACCGGGCCATCTCCCTGCAGGATTTCTGGCGGCGCTGGCACATGACCCTGTCCCGCTTCCTGCGGGATTATCTCTACATCGCCATGGGCGGTAGCCGCCGGGGCCTGGCCATCCAGATCGGCGCGCTCACGGCCACCATGACCCTCGGCGGCCTCTGGCACGGGGCGGGGCTGACCTATGTGGCCTGGGGCTTCATGCACGGAGTGGGCCTTGCGGCCAACACCCTGTGGCGCAAGGCCGGGTTCACCATGCCGAAGATCCTCGGCTGGTTCTGCATGTTCAGCTTCTTCGTGCTGACCATCATCGTGTTCCGGGCCCAGAGCTTCGATGCGGCCTGGCGCATCTATCAGGGAATGCTCGGCCTCGGGGCCGACGGGGCGGGCATGAAGTGGCGGGCCATCGCTGTCGGCGCGGCCTTTGCGTTCATCGGGCCGACTGCCTGGACCCTGGTCCACAAGCTGCCGCCCCGGCGCTGGATCGCGCTTCTCTTCGCGCTCCTCTTCGTGATCGTCTTGTTCAAGATCGGCGACGACGTGAACTATGAATTCATCTACTTCCAGTTCTGA
- a CDS encoding autotransporter domain-containing protein, with protein MPGSYWQDSSNWNMLPSSSDLAVIDNGDVVYVDGSQGFADAGILRIGSTFGAVGGTVSIVNGGSLSLGSGATSGIGYETGTIGNVIVEGFSSRWNGSSSNLTVGYRGEGNVIVRNLGTMSVSNLYIGDLSGNGTVTVSSGGTLNVFQGTHLGRGFGSSDAILNVYSGGGAFLNSLSTGLFAPSTVNVSGPGSWLSVASTFALGEGSAGGTLNLGDDGKITVGNGSGTITIGGGGAGWGIFSVGGAAGSPAVAPGTIQAAAVNLSAGSLLNFNHTASAYVFSPQITGSGQVHVNSGTTVLERANTYSGGTVVNFGALIANASGALGSGAVSLNSDTASLTYGGAGVSAGPAAITLNNSSKVTFSNGASAGSASITIANDPSPSLGMGLFLTENSTAGNATITNVFGGGYQTVTFRGTSTAGSASITNGSGAVTAFENNSSAGAASITNNGGSTFLQNNATGGTATFVNTNGSLEVSGSSNLESATVTNGAMGRTYIYGNASGGKARIVNNSTGFLDISGLSSAGTTLGSIEGAGEVRLGSKNLTVGSNNLSTTVSGLISGLGALTKVGTGTLTLTGVNSYAGGTTISQGTLEIQSAAALGSLGRSPVILNGGQLRSNITSLDVLLNPVRFADSSVISVAPGQTFNINLAEVDAGVTLRFGTASDTGTLVPVGINLATAGSTTVEVNGGTLRAGGPQLPKLLAAADRTTIADGATLDLSTLGATIRNLRGAGTLMGRDDTVQIMSGDFAGRITGDVALYKISSDSLKLDGASTLTGPTYVQAGQLAVNGSLASSPVTVTGGTLSGTGTVGRLSLQSGGTVAPGNSIGTLNVAGPLSFGPGAFYAVEIDGAGRSDRIAVTGTATLNGGTVQILPDQGINFLADHAYTILTAQGGRTGTFAGTQSTDFAFITPTLGYTADAVTLTMVRKTVPPTPPAPPPPVPPAPPVPMAFHTVAVTENQYHTADAVEALGAGNRLYNTVLGSTVAGARQAFDALSGEAHGSAVTAGYAQAGLIQTTLLTRLRQPLTSLPLLAQGAYGAAFAADRPGQAVMPVAVTPAPIAPRYALWGEGFGAWGKTRSDRNAASLDTSTGGFLIGADAQVTDGWRLGLAGGYLRTSFDVDARLSSGSNESIFGALYGSGQWGALTLRLGAAYARHDIDLSRTITFPGYADAVKASYDGSTLQAFGELGYRLGFGALALEPFVGASVLRLSTDGFQEQGGAAALTGYGRTYDLGTTTVGLRAEARLSETVPLTLSGLLGWRHAYGDVAPEALLAFAGGASPFTVAGVPVDRDALVAEAGLDWRASEAISLGVSYAGQIGARAQEHTVKGNFVWRFGTY; from the coding sequence ATGCCGGGATCATATTGGCAGGACAGCTCCAACTGGAACATGCTTCCATCATCGAGCGACCTGGCGGTCATCGATAACGGCGATGTCGTTTATGTCGACGGGAGCCAGGGCTTCGCCGACGCGGGGATCCTCAGGATCGGATCGACCTTCGGCGCAGTGGGCGGAACGGTCTCGATCGTGAATGGCGGGTCGCTTTCGCTCGGATCAGGGGCCACATCAGGAATTGGCTACGAGACGGGCACCATCGGCAATGTCATCGTGGAGGGTTTCAGCTCGCGGTGGAACGGCTCGTCCAGCAACCTCACGGTCGGATACCGCGGAGAAGGAAACGTCATCGTCAGGAATCTCGGCACGATGAGCGTTTCCAACCTCTATATCGGCGACCTCAGTGGGAACGGTACTGTGACGGTATCGTCCGGCGGCACGCTCAACGTTTTCCAGGGCACTCACCTGGGGCGCGGGTTCGGCTCATCGGACGCGATATTGAATGTCTATAGTGGTGGCGGCGCTTTCCTGAACTCGCTTTCCACCGGCCTGTTCGCGCCCAGCACGGTCAATGTGAGCGGCCCGGGCTCCTGGCTTTCCGTGGCATCGACCTTTGCCCTGGGAGAAGGCTCCGCCGGAGGCACGCTCAACCTGGGCGACGACGGCAAGATTACCGTCGGCAACGGTTCCGGCACCATCACTATCGGGGGCGGCGGCGCAGGCTGGGGAATCTTCAGTGTTGGTGGTGCGGCCGGTTCTCCGGCAGTCGCGCCTGGCACTATCCAGGCTGCAGCCGTCAACCTGTCCGCCGGGAGCCTCCTAAACTTCAATCATACCGCGTCCGCTTACGTCTTCTCACCGCAAATTACCGGTTCGGGACAGGTACACGTGAATAGCGGCACGACCGTATTGGAGAGGGCGAACACCTATTCGGGCGGCACGGTCGTCAATTTCGGTGCCCTCATCGCCAATGCGAGCGGGGCCCTCGGCTCCGGTGCCGTCTCCCTGAACTCGGATACGGCGTCTCTGACCTATGGCGGCGCGGGCGTGAGCGCCGGACCCGCGGCGATCACGCTTAACAATTCGAGCAAGGTCACCTTCAGCAACGGAGCGAGTGCCGGTTCGGCGAGCATCACTATCGCGAACGATCCCTCACCGAGCCTGGGGATGGGCCTGTTCTTGACGGAGAACTCCACGGCCGGCAATGCCACCATCACGAATGTTTTCGGGGGTGGCTACCAGACCGTCACCTTCAGGGGCACCAGCACTGCGGGATCCGCGTCGATCACGAACGGCAGCGGCGCCGTCACGGCTTTCGAGAATAACAGTTCGGCGGGCGCTGCCAGCATCACCAATAATGGCGGGAGCACGTTCCTCCAGAACAACGCGACGGGCGGAACCGCGACCTTCGTTAATACCAACGGTTCGCTCGAAGTGTCTGGATCGAGCAACCTGGAATCCGCCACCGTCACCAACGGGGCGATGGGACGGACCTACATCTACGGCAATGCGTCGGGCGGCAAAGCGCGGATCGTCAACAATTCCACCGGCTTTCTCGATATCTCGGGTCTGAGCAGCGCCGGCACCACTCTCGGTTCGATCGAGGGCGCAGGAGAGGTGCGGCTCGGTTCCAAGAACCTGACGGTCGGTTCCAATAATCTGAGCACGACGGTTTCTGGTCTCATTAGCGGCCTGGGGGCGCTGACCAAGGTCGGCACAGGCACCCTGACACTTACGGGGGTCAACTCTTATGCGGGCGGCACCACGATCAGCCAGGGCACACTCGAAATCCAGAGCGCTGCGGCCCTTGGCTCACTTGGCAGAAGCCCTGTTATCCTGAACGGCGGACAGCTACGCTCGAACATTACCTCACTAGATGTATTATTGAATCCTGTGAGATTTGCGGATAGCAGCGTCATTTCGGTCGCGCCTGGCCAGACCTTCAACATCAATCTCGCCGAGGTTGATGCCGGCGTTACTCTGCGCTTCGGTACTGCTTCTGATACCGGAACTCTCGTTCCTGTCGGCATTAACCTTGCTACAGCCGGCTCCACTACCGTCGAGGTGAATGGCGGCACGCTTCGCGCCGGCGGTCCCCAGCTTCCCAAGCTGCTCGCCGCTGCCGACAGAACGACAATCGCTGACGGCGCCACACTGGATCTAAGCACCCTTGGGGCCACGATCCGGAACCTACGGGGCGCGGGCACCCTTATGGGCAGAGACGACACGGTCCAGATCATGAGCGGGGATTTCGCTGGCCGCATCACTGGCGATGTTGCGCTCTACAAGATCTCATCGGATTCCCTGAAACTTGACGGCGCCAGCACCCTGACCGGCCCGACCTATGTCCAGGCCGGACAACTGGCCGTCAACGGCTCGCTCGCCTCCTCGCCCGTCACGGTGACAGGGGGCACGCTGTCCGGCACCGGCACGGTGGGGCGGCTTAGCCTGCAGAGCGGTGGCACAGTGGCACCGGGCAATTCCATCGGCACCCTGAATGTCGCCGGTCCCCTCTCGTTCGGCCCCGGCGCGTTCTATGCGGTCGAGATCGACGGCGCCGGCCGCTCCGACCGCATTGCCGTCACCGGCACCGCCACGCTCAACGGCGGTACCGTGCAGATCCTGCCCGACCAGGGCATCAACTTCCTGGCCGACCATGCCTACACCATCCTGACCGCCCAGGGCGGGCGCACCGGCACCTTTGCGGGCACCCAGAGCACGGACTTTGCCTTCATCACGCCGACGCTCGGCTATACGGCTGATGCGGTCACGCTCACCATGGTCCGCAAGACTGTGCCGCCAACCCCTCCGGCTCCGCCTCCGCCGGTTCCCCCGGCGCCGCCTGTGCCGATGGCCTTCCACACCGTGGCGGTGACGGAAAACCAGTATCACACCGCCGATGCGGTCGAGGCGCTCGGGGCCGGCAACCGGCTCTACAACACTGTGCTCGGATCGACCGTCGCGGGCGCGCGCCAGGCCTTCGATGCGCTCTCGGGCGAGGCGCACGGCTCGGCCGTGACGGCGGGCTATGCCCAGGCCGGGCTGATCCAGACCACCCTGCTCACCCGCCTGCGCCAGCCGCTCACGTCCCTGCCGCTGCTCGCCCAAGGCGCCTACGGCGCCGCCTTCGCGGCCGACCGGCCCGGCCAAGCCGTGATGCCGGTCGCGGTCACGCCCGCTCCCATCGCCCCGCGCTACGCCCTGTGGGGGGAAGGCTTCGGGGCCTGGGGCAAAACCCGCTCCGACCGCAATGCCGCTTCGCTCGACACCTCCACCGGCGGCTTCCTGATCGGTGCCGATGCCCAGGTCACGGACGGCTGGCGCCTTGGCCTCGCCGGCGGCTATCTGCGCACCTCGTTCGATGTCGATGCCCGCCTCTCGTCCGGCTCGAACGAGAGCATCTTCGGTGCCCTCTACGGCTCTGGCCAATGGGGCGCCCTCACCCTGCGCCTCGGCGCGGCCTATGCCCGCCACGACATCGACTTGAGCCGCACCATCACGTTCCCGGGCTATGCCGATGCGGTCAAAGCCTCCTATGACGGTTCGACCCTGCAGGCCTTCGGCGAGCTCGGCTACCGGCTCGGCTTCGGCGCGCTGGCGCTCGAGCCGTTTGTCGGCGCGTCCGTGCTGCGGCTGTCGACCGACGGTTTCCAGGAGCAGGGCGGGGCTGCCGCGCTGACCGGGTATGGGCGGACCTATGATCTCGGCACCACGACCGTGGGCTTAAGGGCCGAGGCGCGCTTGAGCGAGACGGTGCCGCTGACGCTGAGCGGCCTGCTCGGCTGGCGGCATGCCTATGGCGATGTGGCGCCCGAGGCGCTGCTGGCCTTTGCGGGCGGAGCCTCGCCGTTCACGGTGGCGGGCGTGCCGGTCGACCGGGATGCCTTGGTGGCCGAGGCGGGTCTCGACTGGCGGGCCTCGGAGGCGATCAGCTTGGGCGTCAGCTATGCCGGGCAGATCGGCGCACGGGCGCAGGAGCATACCGTCAAGGGCAACTTCGTCTGGCGCTTCGGCACCTATTGA